The nucleotide sequence CAAACTGACTTCTTACTATACTAGGAGATAAACTATGCCGAAAACCATgctcattataattttttcgtcctacaaataggtacttatattaaaaCACCATCACCTTCTGGTCATTATGGGGTTTtcttagaataataattaatattaaaacaatcaaaatgtATGACCAAACACTTGATAAAAGTCAAAAATTTTAGAGATACACTCAACTTTCACCATTCTAAATAGACGTTTGTAATATAGAATTCCCATTGCAAGAGAATTCCATATATCATCTTAATTTAGGTATAGTTTTTAAAAGATGTAATTTTACCCCATTTTACTGTATGTTGggtttttataaaatacgtttttttatatacttatctaACGTGTACCAGAAAGATAACGTAGTTTTTCATAGcgtcaaaacaaataattttgtttgacaATTGTATGGTACAATTAGACCACtacaacataatatatgattttCAGAAATAGGTATTTGAAGGTAATTTTAACATCAATGGTGATATTATCTTATCTAGAAAGGGAAGAGAGAGGTATATACTAACTCAATCGCACAAATGTACGAGAGATAGTCaacgataataatatttatcaagtatttttaaatagacCTTTATCGTGCAATGCATTTAAAACGTTCATTCATGTACGAATGCCCATATAAGAGTAGctttgtaaaattttaactaTAATGTGCTCATTAACTTACGTCCTATCGgttgaataatataagcacaaagcaacagttaaataataataggatCTACCATAGATTTGTTTATCTTGGACACATTCCGTTATCTAAACCTCTCCCTAACCATCTTTCACCAACAATATTTAATGAAGGCATCAAGATTTTTTATCCTAATGCTTCCTACCCCTACCGCGATGTTTAACAAATTCTTTTTTACCTTCCTCAGATTTCTTGATAAAAAACTTGTAATTCATAACACCGTTGTGCACGAATGTATTGGCGTACCACACTGGCAACACAGCACATTCGCCATCTTTAAATATGTCCTCTACTTTGTCGTTGGACGACATACAGTTGTCTGTGTAAGTGTACTTGCGGTGCTTTTCGTTTTTATTGTAAACGTGGATTTCGTAGTTCCATTTCGCGGCGCTGAACTTGGTACCAATAAGTTGGACGGCCATGTAGACTTTGCCGTCAGTTTCTGATACTTTAACGTGGATTAGGAAGTTGTAAGTTCCTAAAACGACTAAATGCACCTCTTGGCTAGTGTTGTGCACGTTTGTCAGAGCCATTTCAGTATCGACGTCAGTCTGACGGCCGCTTGGATGCATTTGGTCGAAATGACCTGCTATTTGGCTCAGTTTtcctgaaaattaaaaaaataatattaaaattagacTTGAATAACACTTTTGGTAATATTGGTCGGTTTGCATAAGCACAACGTTATAATACGATTGTTTTCCATGTCTATAAAAACTTTAACCTAGATAAAGAACTCAAATCCAGATAGACATTAGAAATGGGTCTCAGATTACAACTTTCATTACTTTGGTTCTCGGAACAGTAAAGTTTCAAGGTAGGTGTATAGTACTTATTACCTCTCCAGCAGCAAACGCCGAACACAGCGGCGAGCGGACACTCCTGCTCCTTGAAGGGACATTCGCGCTGGTGTGTGTCCATGTCAGAGATCTTGATGTACAGCTTACAGCCCTCGGTAGCGTTTGGGCACAACGCTTTCGTCTGGTTAGTTAAATAAAGAATCGTTTAAAACAGGGTTTTGATAGAAAATCTCTCGTTTCGACTACAGTATCCAAATTGATTTAGGTGTATTGAAAAAATTACATGtatgaaaaaatcaaattaaaaaagatatttgagaaatctaaaagaaaaaaaaaaaaaaaagtttttttttgtacatttaaaCGTGAtggaattatttaattaaatagactAGACTACCGGACACAGTAAATCGTAGTAGGTACTCAAATAACTATAGAACTTATACCTGAGCCATATGGTTCTCGAGGTCAAAGTTCCTCCTGTTAGTGAGGACCTGGTGACAGATACCGCACGCTCGGCCTCTATTCTTGCACTCGCTGCACGAGCTATGCCCACTGTCACACTGGTAGATCCTCAGCCCGAACCGCGAGTGGCAAGTCGGACAGTCTAACACGTCACGCTCCTGGGGCTCGTTGCGCTGTCTGGAAATTAAGgtttaaaatatattgataTAAGTCGTAAGGTGTAtgtatattagtttttttaaagtaaataaactttcGAAGTAATTCAGGACAATTCTCGTAAGAAAACTCGAAGCGAAAGTAAAACAACAAAGCATGTTAAAAAGACCTTTTTTGTCGGGGTATTCGGGTAAGGTAAAAATTAACGTTGATAACTCGATatatttaaatccattaaaCAAGATGAAATCTAAATCTTGTGTGATACGGACACTCTTCCCAATTACCTACCACAAAAATCTCAAATTACCCTGCGCCTAATATGAAGGCATAGGTACTTAATCATCAAAGTCAAGTTTTGGTCTAGTTTCAAATATACACAACGGGATAATAAACGTACAGAATTAGCATTCCACGTGCTTTACAGGCGGTACAATTTATAGTCTAGCTAGGAGAGCTATACAGTAGCTTTAtacaaaactagcttctgccagcggtttcaaccgcatcccgtgggagcctctgcacgaacccagataaaaagcctatagccttcctcgataaatgggctatctaacaccgaaagaattgttcaaatcggaccagtagttcctgagattagcgcgttcaaacaaacaaacaaattcttcagctttataatattcgtatAGATGAGAATGACTGCAAAGACTATACATACTGTTGATGAGAATTCATACCTGCTAATAGATCGCGGCCTGGGTCCCTGTCCGCGACCCCTTCGATTCGGGAGGAACGGCGCCGATGGGGCAGGTCTATTGTAACTGTCGAAAGAAGATTAGTTTAAGCTTATGTATATCTTTCATgcgttgctggggagtttgttgcgccactttttCCCAGTAACAGATAGGAAAACAAGTCAGTCAGATCACTATTACGAAAGTCCGGagagattttgaaaacaattggtCCAGTCATCtaactttcgtttttttttaacctcGGCATTTGTGAAGTCCCAGTTACGTAGTTGGTACAAAGCCATCTATCATTTTCTCGGAacttttggtcagtgggtcgtgtTTTTtaaccttaataaaataaaaagaaaacctttGATTGCAGTTCCAAAATAAAGTAGGGTCTTGATTACCTTTCAGCTTGTCCAAAGTTGTTAACGAAAACGAAGTCATTCGGCCTCTGCGGCTGGAAAGGGTTGTTGTTGACTTGGGGATGAAATTGATTGTTGTTGGGCTGGGGGTGGAATTGATTGTTGGGTTGGGGTTGATATGGGTACGCTTGGGGCTGGTTCAGGTTGGGGTATAGAGGCTGTGGCGTAGTAGGGGCTGCGTTTTGCTGCAGAGCGGGTCCAGCATAACTGTACGGCGCTCTCTCTCTTTCCATGctgtaaaaaatagttttagttagccttaaggctgcctgtccaccggagcggagctaggctgcggagtggagaaactgagaaatattaaccaataggattgaggagcggagattttgtgcaatcctatctatattaatattataaagctgaagagtttgtttgtttgtttgaacgcgctaatctcaggaactactggtccgatttgaaaaattctttcagtgttagatagcccatttatcgaggaaggctataggctactttttatccgggttcgtccagaggtttccacgggatgcgggtgaaaccgctggcagaagctagttggttaatatttctcagtttctccactccgcagcctagctccgctccgggTGGAGAGGCAGCCTTAGTTTTTTAAATTGTCTACATCATCGACACCATAACCAAACCGAGGGTGACAATTTCATGGCTGGTTAATTTGTGGTTCGGTTCAATTACAGTTCAATGGTGCAACTCGCGCATACTTATCTACTGTAATTATGTACTGGTTATATGCCTGTGTTTATTGTACTTAGCATTAACTCTTATTTATCGTATtaaggtcatcatcatctcccgagccttttccaagctatgttgtggtcggcttccagtctaatcggattcagctgagtaccaccaGTGTTTTaagtacaaggagcgactaagGTATCTAGGTAGGTCTTCATATAAAGTATCGTCAAGTACCTTATAGTTTGAGGAGTAGGGGGTCTGGCAGCTGCCTCCTGCTTCGTTTTATTGACCACCTCTTGCAGTTTCCTCTCGTACTGCTGCCTCTGCTGGTCCAGCATTCGCTTGACTTCGGCCTGACTCATCTGTCTCCTGTGGAAACATGGCATTTTTACATCGACATGTTACGTTAAGATCTTTTTATTAGACCCTCGGAAGAGAAGGAGCTCGTCCTATTTCTTCTGTGCAaggattcaaataaataaatatcaagctGAAGATATATTATCGTTAATAGGtaggatttgaaaaattatgttttagATAGCAAGTTTACAGACTTGAGAACTTCTATGGGGTTTTATGCGCATTTGAAAACGCTGCGTAGTtcttaatcttaaaataatcgTGTTAAAAATTGGCAGCAATATGCCAAGTTTTTTAAAAATCCGATCAGCCGTTTGTGagtgaagaagtaacaaacatataCACAGACACACAAAGTATCGCCGTTATAATATTGAGCGTGATATAATTaacacgctgcacccacagcgggtctCATTTGATGATATTCCACCAAAATATGCACCTACTACATTTTAGTCGTATGTACTTCATACCGCACTACATGATAGAATACATAAGTAAGTGGAGGCTGTGGAGGTACATACGATGGACACTTGTCATACTGAAATtatctataattatattttatgcggaTAACAATCGGTCGAACAGTCACGTTAGCTCGTAGCTTGTTACATAGGAAGTGGGGTTTCCCCGACCGAGATAAAATACGaacaaaactcaaaatattAGTATTTGGTATTTTTACAGGTTTTTGAAAGAactaacaaaaacacaaaaaaaatactgacgtAAATAAGTATAAGTATTATTATCGCAAATGATAAGATCATGTTTCCTCGTATCTgatgctaatttaggtaaaatatcaacaaaaacatttttcatttatatttgtatttggCGCACCACGTCCTGGCAATCCATCAAAACGCTACTGGGCATGAGCGAGATGTTAAATGGCTGACTTCAGAGTGGCAAACTTATTTGACGAAAAACGTCCGTCTAaaggtctcagcacacatatgggatcggaaagggatcgtaaCCGTAACGCCTTTCGCCTCGCTGTCAACCAGGCGTCAACCTACCGTATGCACGTAACGAAAGCGTATCAGCAGCGCCTGTACGTCAACTCGGCTACGGCTAGGCGACACCGCGCTTACGCCTCGCCGCCCCCTGGCTGACGCGCAACACGAATGAAATACTCCTTGCGAATGGCGGCGTCTTTAGCAGGCAAGTCGCGGGAGGGGAAAGGGGAAACGGTGGACGAAGAGATGTGAGCTCGGGTACGGAGagacgtaagcgcggggacggagaaacgtaagcgcggggacgatgagccgtaagcgcgggaattcaagttcggagcctgttccgaggcgaggcgattacgttattattccgattagtgtgcgttgcactagggagtttaatacaaaccattctgaacggctcgaggcgatacggtgacgatccctttccgatcccatatgtgtgctgagaccctAAAAAGGATATTGGATTCATAGAATCTGCGCAGAATTGGTTAATGTGCGCGCGCTCAATTGTTTGGTCAAAACTTTGTAGATGTTTAGTGTGAGTGAGTAGTAGTAGTACCTGCTATGCACGTGTTTTgaaaatactaacaaaaaaGGGTCGGCtagaattaggtacctacatgtttttCCTGCAAGTAAAGATTGCACGTAGgtaataatttggttttatttgttcatagaaatatgatttttgattaGATTGTTTCTAGATGATTTCTTACTTGTAGGTAGCTAAGCTAcagctttttaatttatttaatattttcattaatttaaaattatcctCGTTATTTATTAATGCGAAAGTGAGTTTGCAGTTTGTCACACTTTCAACCAAGAAGGGCTGAACCAATACAGGTAAAATAGATGGTAGGTATAGGTACCATATGGCGACGCCACAGGGGGTCTACTCTAATTCAACGAAACGAAACTTCGATATCGAACGAAATTCAAACGAAGTTTCGTTAGTGACCCTACTCTATTTCATTTTCGGATGCGCATACGAAGTTCGGAACCATAGACAATTTTCGTGAACGAATGGAATCTATGATATTGTGTGGGGCTTTTATGATGTCGACTAAACTAAGTTACGGTTTTTACTttaacttgaaattattaaacttttcagctttacttattcatgtaacattataaatgtgattcatttcatatttcttgtaatattcatgcaaacaaTCTAAACTTtcaggcaaaaaatatattttcaactacTTTCGACTCGACACTATAAAAAACCCTTTGACAGTCATTGCTAACCAACTAATTTGAAGAGTACTATTTCATGCCAAAAATGGGTAATCACGGATGACAACCAAAAATAGCTACATAATACAATCTAATCATAACAAGTCGacttaagattttttgtttgaatactttGATAAGTTTTCTGAAGTGTGTTTCTCAAGTGtcgtatttaataaatcatgtttCCAAGTGCTTTTATGCCAAGGTACGAGTTCCCTAAGGAAGTATTATGTCGTACTTTACGTACTCCGACTTCTACGTACGTCTGCTGTATTTTGGTTCACaacaagttttgttttggatttaaaaacTTCGTGAGTAGATATCATATTAAACAAATGCAATATTTGGTTTCGCTCTAACACCATTGCCTTTTCTAATactaatcatttatattttcagtttaaaatggcTCCATATACGGGGTTCGGCAAATCCTCAACAAATCGAAACCGTTCTAAATTTCCTGGACGAACATAGAGATTTAGCTCGCGGGAGATTGAATAGTTGAACCCAGCCAGGAAGATAACCTGAGAGTCCAGCTGTAAAAGCTGCCTAAGTACCACCACCATTGACACAAAAATGCCGACTTTCACAccttgtaagtattttactgtGGTATATTGAGTAatgctattgtaaataaattgtgcacaatatagataacattttttttagtgtatTTATAAGAAATACTCTTCATAAAGAATACAGATTAACATTATACTATTGAATAATGATTGcatcttttttattatgtttgcatATGGTATTAAATGGGTCAAGTGTTAAGTTGAGaactttttgttgttacttaacCCGTTCAAGTGTCTTAgccatattttgtttacactgtTGTTCTGAGCTATTGACTAAAATTGGAATGTTGTTTTGCAGCCTCTCGACATACACACTCTACAAGGAGACTGCCTACTACTAGGAGATTACAGAGGATGTGCCAGCACAGGTGTAAGAAGCAGATTGTATCAATATGAAGAGGAGCGTGCACAGAGAGAGACGGTGCAAAACGCAGAGCTTGCAGGCATCAGGGGTGAATTGGCAGGCATCAGTCCTACCCTGTTGCAGCTGCATAACACAATAAGGGAATATGTGGATAGGAATTAAGattttgttagtgttttgttagtcattaattgtgtttaatatttctttgttattaatttgtaatgtttaaacagggtaatagtaaataaaactttaagcatataatttattcttttattaaactctaaaggaaataaataacatcatgtcaaatacttaaaatcaataaacatacatattttctggAGCATGTTATGATGTGCTTGAGTAGAACTTTGTCCTACCTATTCCTTTCCAAAATGTGCACTAACAAAGCTCTGCAAAGTTGTATCTGCCTTCAAGAGAATCTTCAACAGCTTTATCTATCGGTGTCATCATATGCTCCCTTAGAGAGAATACCCAGAGTCACCTAAAATACACatgtatatgaaaatatgtgaataacactactacacaatattaataatataaatgtgaaagtttggggTACCGCTTTTGTCCCAACTTgtacaaatatattcaaaatgcaataaagttaaacATACCTAACAGATAAACTGTTTCATTCTGGAGACCCTCCAAGTGGCTTCTAATATCACACTCTCTCCAAATATAAGCATCATGTGTGTTGCTCCACCAAATGACACATCCACATTTGTTATATAGTATCGCTGTCACATAATATctggaaaataataaaggattgatcagcatcataataaacaacagtcaatGCCTCAATTAAATCATTAATGTTTAGTTCTTATACTTACAACTTGGGTGTTAAGAGAATGGAAATATTTTCGATTCCAGAAGGTCTAGCAATTGCAATGTGCATTGTTTGGAGGTTATAAAGGCACGAATTCCTGGCACAACCCTTCGAAAAATTGCCGACTGAGTCTGTGATTTCCTACAAACTCTACGTCGGGAATTTCGctaatttttaattgattgcGCAAGCACTGCCGGTTCCTTCTTCGCTCTACATGATCTTCACGTAAAGCTGCTTTGATTAAAAGCATTATTGTAGCCTTTGCcaataattttcacacaaaattcacaaaacgAAAAGTAACACGAAAATCAAACGATAACTCTTTTGGTTTCGTTGAATTTGAGGTTAAAATTCCGAAGTTTCGTCTGTCAAACTCAAATATTCGTTCGTAGCATTTCGAATTAGAGTAGGTTTATAGACAATAAACGTCAAACAATCTTCGTTCGTACGAAATTTCGGAACGAAATGGAACCGTGGTAAGAAGTTCGCGAAATTTCGTACGAAACTTCGTTTTTCGGTGAATTAGAGTAGAcccccaggggcccgattctcctaagttaatattgtcaaaatcgaatagaaattgaatcgcaatatgatcgcaatagcagttttaaccatatcgggcattctgctactaataaaagaccaatcgtattccaatgacattcgattggtttgcgattggtctgctatttttgtgattttggtctatacggtagtttgctgtacaatcattttgcaatcgtaaatcatttgcagacaaaatgattcattattgaatgacagaaaaggataaaaatgtttatttcaaagaaaaaaatgccgaatgccacatacgcttcaatcgtaatcgagtcgggattggatctcagtcgaaccgagtcgaacgtgaatcgtatgacgcttaagtaaaattaggagaatcgggccccaggttactttttatccttGTTCCTGGAAAAAATTGCTCGGGTCTTATTGTTTACAcctttgtatgtaaatatgtattcgTATACCTATGGACGAACGAAAATAATCGGTAAAAAAATCCCTGCATAAAAGAGTGCTTATATAAAAGCAATTGGCATAACTGCCCCGAcgccatttttatttacctacttataaactTCCGTCGTAATGCGATACGAGACCCAGATTACCTTTTGTCAATAAATAGTCCTTTCAGCTTAAAAGTTGGTGAACGGCCGTTCCCGATATGCTATCTACAATCTATCTTTGGATTTGGTTATAACATTCACACGCttattttttaacgacgtcaaaaatcatcaaatgacccctcccgctgtgggttagcagcggtgagggagtgtcagattcttattgactaaaaaccgtcgtgtttcgtcgtaggccttttatgtaccagggccgcggtaactctttcgaacaatcccgcagcccaaaaTTCACAAGCTTACATAAGCCTCATACAAATACAAGTAGGTATTGACAAATTCCTATCGTTAGTAAACAAATccaaagatagatagaatattgggaagtACCGAAAGTGATAATATTTCGTATATTATGACGAGTCAAATGATTGACTCCAATCGAAAATACTTATTTGTTGAGAAACGTAACAAGACATGTTTTGTTTACTTAGGTACAATCTTTTTTCGcttcaacattttcaaaattttgcttTTTGTGATTCCAACCCTTTCTTTTGATTCCAACTCACACTTGGCAGTTTATTTTTGATGAGTAGAATGTAAACTAGGTGAACGGTACAAAATGTTCAATAATCCTTGCTTCGCCGTTCATGCGCAGAGCGTCAAACAAATGGCTATCTTCGGagaagcaaagttatttgatgagCACTGAACTTGCAAAGTAAGTAGGTGAGGTCTTAAAAGttaacaaaacaacaataaatctacaatgttattttatttatataaacaaactttaaaagcatctacctacataataaaaatgctCAACAAAAATAGCTATCCTATATGTTGATACTTAATTAGAACACAAATTAACAAACGAAATATTGAGTAACACTTACTGTGTTGGAGTCGAGGCATTGCTCCTACTTGTGGTAGATTGCTCTGCACCCATTTCGTAGACGATAAAAACAACCTCTAGCTTCAAACACTGATTAAAAACTTCACTAACCTAACAAAAGCAAGCTTATTAGGCACAATGAGCGAAACAAAGCAAAACGTTGTATTTATAACATGGCCGACGATTAAACAAGCTTCGAGTCGAATTTCTGATAACGAAAGTACTACACGACTCATAAAAGTGCATGAATTGTGCTGCACCATAGACGGAGCAGCGTATCCTTGCCCCCGCCCGCCTGCACTTAATAACTTTAGGGATGCACCTAACTGTTATCGATAAAACATacgacattttttattgatttaaaaaagtatgttGGTTTCGATTGGtataaattttatgttttttttttctatgactCATTTAAAATGACGCTTTCGTGAATGTGTGTATGGGGAACTTTATTATCGtgacatacatataaaaagCTGTAAAGCACGGTTTTGTGTTCCGGTAAGACATCGTTAATTTTGGTGCCAATTTCCACACAATGGATTGAGAGGTGTGTAAACCAAATAGGAATATAGAGACCTCCATCATATACATGTGTACGGGGAAATGGGTCTTTACCCAGCAATGGGACGATTCAGTCTAGAAAAAATAGATAGTTTAATATGCATGTAACATTACTTGAAGATTTTATTCGATGTATAtgattctatttttaatttcatcgaTATTACGAGCACAACACTAGCGATGAATTACCGGAATTCACCACCCATAGACAATAATAGCTCATACGTGTTATCTCATGTCACGTGTGATTTAACATAATTATCATCTctaatttattataagttaaTTAACAAACCAGTCAATATAACAAATAACCATTACTTTTTGCTTTCCATacaaatttatttttgcattaatGAATACTACTCTAGCGCCATCTTTGGAGAATAACCATTGACATTTCTATGACTTTGTTTGACATTGAGCCGGCCggatttcattcattttcactGATTCTGTCTGTGCTCATATCACTTGTcagtggcagaatcgtcgacgtcGACATCGACCGGCATCGTTTGCCAGAagcaaaaatagaatagaatagaatttcattatttcatttcagtCAGACGGAAACACATTTTCGCGATCTGCTGAACCCACTTCATAGAATCTAATTCAATATGCCGCACTTTAGAATTGAAACAAATGTGGCAAGGAACAAAATTCCTCaagattttgttttgaaagCTGTGCCGGTGTTGGCAAAGGCTCTTGGAAAACCTGAAcaggtatttaaatatttaataattgcCCATTTTATCTTATATTTTACTTGTCAAATAAAGACGACCCGCTGACCAAATATAGGGGCAAAAACTTATCGCAAGTCATATTCAGATATAAGAATGtagtttcttaaaataaatatagatcctatctaaaaaactgaaaataaaacaaattcatgTGAAAGATTTCATTAATTTCATGTACAGTAAAGATTAcagtatgaaaatattattgaaaatagtTCAGGTGACTTATATTTTGTCTTCTCCACGAATAATGAATTAAAGTAGAATCCCTGTTATACAAATAAGAAGAGACAAGAAAGCCTTATCATTGTGCAgctatcaataattattaatattgttattgcaCCCAATATCTAGTTGTTTAATCTTTAACTGTTcagataaagaaataattagataagattttattttccaatttGTTTTATATGCAAGTGTAACATAGTGTACATAACATGTACACtattactcaaaaaaaaaaaaaaaaacataattaaaaaaaacaacacacaaaacaaaaattatacaattaaagtatcatctgcctagccttttcccaactatgttggggctggcagtaagcatgcaacaatattaaataaaagaaaattaaaattagtgTGACTTCACACTGAACCACATTATTTAGTCTGAAAAAATTGTTGATCACAAAATTAAGTATTCTcatgaaaaaattaaaagtgggttcaatataaaattggtattgaTTTCACAGAAAACAAATCAGCTTTATTATCACATCATTCTGTTTCGCAAACAAGAGCTAGCAAAAAAGGATTGATTCTGACAAAACAGAATGTTTTATTATGTCTGATTTCACAGTACTGCGTGGTGTCTGTAATCCCGGACGTTCCAATGAGCTTTGGTGGCACCACAGACCCCTGTGCTATTGCCAACCTCATGTCAATCGGGGCACTTGGCGTGGAACAAAACAAGAAACATGCTAAAGTACTCTTCGAGCTGGTCGAACAGGAGCTCGGAGTCAAGAGTGAtaggtaaatataatatattttgttgagTAAGGTATGGGCAACTGATAAGATGGTGTGAAACGCTTTCTACAAAGAGTGTGTTAAGATGAATTTcgaaggatggagaggcagaggtagacagaggaaaagatggattgattgcctgaagacatgaataagaagggagtgggTGTTA is from Helicoverpa zea isolate HzStark_Cry1AcR chromosome 19, ilHelZeax1.1, whole genome shotgun sequence and encodes:
- the LOC124639702 gene encoding E3 ubiquitin-protein ligase SIAH2-like; translated protein: MGAEQSTTSRSNASTPTQRQMSQAEVKRMLDQQRQQYERKLQEVVNKTKQEAAARPPTPQTISMERERAPYSYAGPALQQNAAPTTPQPLYPNLNQPQAYPYQPQPNNQFHPQPNNNQFHPQVNNNPFQPQRPNDFVFVNNFGQAESYNRPAPSAPFLPNRRGRGQGPRPRSISRQRNEPQERDVLDCPTCHSRFGLRIYQCDSGHSSCSECKNRGRACGICHQVLTNRRNFDLENHMAQTKALCPNATEGCKLYIKISDMDTHQRECPFKEQECPLAAVFGVCCWRGKLSQIAGHFDQMHPSGRQTDVDTEMALTNVHNTSQEVHLVVLGTYNFLIHVKVSETDGKVYMAVQLIGTKFSAAKWNYEIHVYNKNEKHRKYTYTDNCMSSNDKVEDIFKDGECAVLPVWYANTFVHNGVMNYKFFIKKSEEAIAEDSESRGEKESRKGQKPKTNAVNKHQRVKANRGRSSSLASENRKN
- the LOC124639705 gene encoding macrophage migration inhibitory factor-like, coding for MPHFRIETNVARNKIPQDFVLKAVPVLAKALGKPEQYCVVSVIPDVPMSFGGTTDPCAIANLMSIGALGVEQNKKHAKVLFELVEQELGVKSDRMYITFQDEPTGNVGFKGTTFHAIFG